Within the Streptomyces sp. NBC_00554 genome, the region AGGGAGTTGCTGTAGTGCCTAACGGGGTGCCGCTTGCTGACCTACGGCGACTGCGGGTGGTTGTGGGCTGGCCGCGCAGTTCCCCGCGCCCCTACAGGGCGCCTCCACAGGAGCGCCCCTTTAGGGGCGCGGGGAACTGCGCGAGCAACCAGCCACGGTCGGTAAGCCGCGAGAACACCCCCGCCCCTACGGCGGGATTTCGTCGCTGGGGCGTCAGCCCCGATAAATCGCCTCGATCTCGTCGGCGTAATCCTTGGCAACCACGTTGCGCTTGAGCTTCAGGGACGGAGTCAGATGCCCCGACTCCTCGCTGAACTGCTGAGCGAGGATCCGGAACTTCCGTACCGACTCCGCCTTGGACACCGCCGCGTTGCCGTCGTCGATGGCGTCCTGGATCGCGGCCAGCAGATCCGCGTCCTCGCGGAGTGACACCGCGGTCGAGTCGGCAGGCTTCCCGTGCTCGGTGGCCCAGCGGCCCAGGAACTCCTCGTCGATGGTGACCAGCGCGCCGACGAACGGGCGCCCGTCGCCGACCACCATGCACTCGGCGACCAGCGCGTGCGCGCGGATGCGGTCCTCGATCACGGCCGGGGCGACGTTCTTGCCGCCCGCAGTGACGATGATCTCCTTCTTGCGGCCGGTGATCCGGAGATAGCCGTCCTCGTCGAGGGTGCCGATGTCACCGGTGTGGAACCAGCCGTCGGCGAGGGCCTCGGCGGTCGCGGCCTCGTTGTTCCAGTACCCCTTGAACAGGTGCTCGCCGTGCAGCAGCACCTCGCCGTCGTCCGCGATCCGCACGACGGAGCCGGGCAGCGGCTGGCCGACCGTACCGATCTTCTGGCGGTCCCACGGGTTGAAGGCGGTCGCCGCACAGGACTCGGTCAGGCCGTAGCCCTCCAGGACCGTGAAGCCGATGCCGCGGAAGAAGTGCCCGAGGCGCTCGCCGAGCGGGGCGCCACCGGAGATCGCGTACTCGCCCTTGCCGCCGAGTACGGCCCGCAGCTTGCTGTAGACGAGCTTGTCGAAGGTCTTGTACTTGATCTTCAGACCGAGGGACGGGCCCGAGGGGGTGTCCAGCGCGCGGCTGTACGCGATCGCCGTGTCCGCCGCCTTGTCGAAGATCTTGCCCTTGCCGTCGGCCTGCGCCTTGGCGCGCGCCGAGTTGTAGACCTTCTCGAAGACGCGCGGCACACCGAGGATCAGCGTCGGCCGGAACGAGGCCAGTTCGTCGGTGAGGTTCTTGATGTCCGGGACCATGCCCAGCTTGATCGGCGCCATCATCGGCGCGACCTGCACGAGCCGCCCGAAGACGTGCGCGAGCGGCAGGAAGAGGAGCACCGAGCACTCGCCCGTACGGAACAGGGGGCGCAGCCGCTCCACGATGTTGCCGCACTCGGCGAAGAAGCTGCGGTGTGTGAGGACGCAGCCCTTGGGGCGGCCGGTCGTCCCGCTCGTGTAGACGATGGTCGCCGCGTCGTCGGCCTTGGCGAGCGAGCTGCGCTCCTCGACCGTCTCGTCGGTGACGTCCTTGCCGGCGCGGCCCAGCTCCTCGACGCCGCCGCCCTCGATCTGCCACACCTGCTTCAGCGCGGGCAGCCGGTCACGGACCGACTCCACGGCGGCCGCGTGCGCGTCCAGCTCGACGACACAGGCGGTCGCGCCCGAGTCGCTGAGGATCCACTGCACCTGCTCCGCCGAGCTGGTCTCGTACACCGGCACGGTGACCGCGCCCGCGCTCCAGATCGCGAAGTCGAGCAGCGTCCACTCGTAGCGGGTACGGGACATCAGGCCGACCCGGTCGCCGGGCAGCACGCCCGACGCGATCAGACCCTTGGCCGCGGCCCGTACCTCGGCAAGGAAGACGGTGGCCGTGACATCCGTCCACGCGCCGCCGACCTTGCGGGCGATGACAGCAACGTCGGGATGCTGCGCGGCGTTTCTGCGGACGATGTCGGTCAGATTTCCGTCCGCAGGGACCTCGTACAAAGCCGGAAGGCTGAACTCGCGCAAGACTGCTGCTCCTCATAGGGCGCCGACGCCACGACTCTGTGTGCTGCGACGGTGCGGTCCAAGGCTCGGGCAGGCACTCAGAGAGATCATTGTTGAAATCCTGAGTACGACTGGACTGCCCGGACGTTACCCGTCGGTATGGCTTCTTCGACAGGGGGGTCCGACGAGATGTTCGCTGCGTCACACAGGTTGGTGTTCCTTCGCGCACAGTAGTCCACGGCTTTCTTCACTGGCCAGTAACCGCAGGTCCGGCCCTCTTCTATTCACGTATGCCGCACAGGCCTACGCTTGATCGTCATGGCACCCACACCAGGCGGTAACCGCAGGACGCGCATTCATGTGGTCAGTGACGTGCACGGCAACGCGCGTGACCTGGCCAGAGCCGGCGACGGCGCGGACGCGCTGATCTGCCTCGG harbors:
- a CDS encoding long-chain fatty acid--CoA ligase, which codes for MREFSLPALYEVPADGNLTDIVRRNAAQHPDVAVIARKVGGAWTDVTATVFLAEVRAAAKGLIASGVLPGDRVGLMSRTRYEWTLLDFAIWSAGAVTVPVYETSSAEQVQWILSDSGATACVVELDAHAAAVESVRDRLPALKQVWQIEGGGVEELGRAGKDVTDETVEERSSLAKADDAATIVYTSGTTGRPKGCVLTHRSFFAECGNIVERLRPLFRTGECSVLLFLPLAHVFGRLVQVAPMMAPIKLGMVPDIKNLTDELASFRPTLILGVPRVFEKVYNSARAKAQADGKGKIFDKAADTAIAYSRALDTPSGPSLGLKIKYKTFDKLVYSKLRAVLGGKGEYAISGGAPLGERLGHFFRGIGFTVLEGYGLTESCAATAFNPWDRQKIGTVGQPLPGSVVRIADDGEVLLHGEHLFKGYWNNEAATAEALADGWFHTGDIGTLDEDGYLRITGRKKEIIVTAGGKNVAPAVIEDRIRAHALVAECMVVGDGRPFVGALVTIDEEFLGRWATEHGKPADSTAVSLREDADLLAAIQDAIDDGNAAVSKAESVRKFRILAQQFSEESGHLTPSLKLKRNVVAKDYADEIEAIYRG